Proteins from a genomic interval of Streptococcus sp. D7B5:
- a CDS encoding amino acid ABC transporter ATP-binding protein: MLELRNINKAFSGKQILTNFSLSIPEKQILAIVGPSGGGKTTLLRMLAGLETIDSGEIYYNGESLAIDELEKRNLLGFVFQDFQLFPHLSVLDNLTLSPIKTMSMEKEVAEKRARGLLEQLGLAGHADAFPFSLSGGQKQRVALARAMMINPEIIGYDEPTSALDPELRLEVEKLILQNKERGMTQIVVTHDLQFAENIADQILKVDPK; encoded by the coding sequence ATGTTAGAATTACGAAACATCAACAAAGCCTTTAGTGGCAAACAAATCTTAACCAATTTCAGCCTATCAATTCCTGAAAAGCAAATCCTCGCAATCGTAGGTCCATCAGGAGGCGGAAAGACAACCCTATTACGTATGCTAGCTGGACTGGAAACCATTGATTCTGGAGAAATCTACTATAACGGCGAATCGCTAGCTATAGACGAACTAGAAAAGCGCAATCTTCTGGGATTTGTTTTCCAAGATTTTCAACTCTTTCCGCATTTGTCAGTTCTAGATAACTTAACTCTGTCGCCCATAAAAACGATGAGCATGGAGAAGGAAGTTGCTGAGAAGAGGGCGCGTGGTTTGTTAGAACAGCTTGGGTTAGCTGGACATGCAGATGCCTTTCCATTCTCACTTTCAGGTGGGCAAAAACAACGGGTGGCCTTAGCACGCGCCATGATGATAAACCCAGAAATTATTGGATATGATGAGCCTACATCAGCCTTAGACCCAGAATTGCGATTAGAAGTAGAAAAACTTATCCTTCAAAATAAAGAGCGTGGGATGACCCAGATTGTTGTGACCCACGATCTTCAGTTTGCGGAAAACATTGCTGATCAGATCCTTAAGGTTGATCCAAAGTAG
- a CDS encoding amino acid ABC transporter substrate-binding protein, with product MKRKKIALVLALFFSFFLTACTQKASDPNQDNWAKYQKQGSITIGFDNTFVPMGFEEKNGQYAGFDIDLAQAVSEKLGIQIKFQPIDWDMKETELQNGTIDAIWNGYTATDERKEKVAFTIPYMENQQVLVSKKSQNIHSIQDMTDKVLGAQAGSSGYLNFEGQPELLKNQVKDQKANQYQSFNEALIDLKNDRIDALVIDRVYANYYLQSEGILNDYNVFSAGFESEAFAVGVRPADKTLLAALNQAFISLYQEGKFQEISQKWFGEDVATSQVKNQE from the coding sequence ATGAAGAGAAAGAAAATTGCCCTTGTACTTGCTCTGTTCTTTAGCTTCTTCCTGACGGCTTGTACTCAGAAGGCAAGTGATCCAAATCAGGATAATTGGGCCAAATATCAAAAACAGGGAAGCATTACCATTGGCTTTGACAATACCTTTGTTCCCATGGGATTTGAGGAAAAGAATGGCCAGTATGCAGGCTTTGATATTGACCTGGCCCAAGCTGTTTCTGAAAAGCTAGGAATTCAGATTAAATTTCAACCCATCGACTGGGATATGAAAGAAACCGAGCTACAAAATGGTACCATTGATGCCATCTGGAATGGCTATACAGCTACAGATGAACGGAAAGAGAAGGTTGCTTTTACCATTCCTTACATGGAAAATCAACAAGTTTTGGTCTCTAAAAAGTCTCAAAATATCCACTCAATTCAGGATATGACTGACAAAGTTTTAGGGGCCCAGGCAGGATCTTCTGGCTATTTGAATTTTGAAGGACAACCCGAACTACTCAAGAATCAAGTGAAAGATCAGAAGGCCAATCAATACCAAAGTTTCAATGAAGCCTTGATTGATTTGAAAAATGATCGGATTGATGCCCTTGTGATTGACCGGGTATATGCTAATTATTATCTCCAGTCTGAAGGAATATTAAATGACTACAATGTCTTTTCAGCTGGATTTGAAAGTGAAGCTTTTGCAGTGGGTGTTAGACCTGCTGATAAAACCTTGCTAGCTGCTCTGAATCAAGCCTTTATCTCACTATACCAAGAAGGAAAATTTCAGGAAATCAGCCAGAAATGGTTTGGGGAAGATGTAGCCACCAGTCAAGTTAAAAATCAAGAATAA
- the lysS gene encoding lysine--tRNA ligase: MSTEHMEELNDQQIVRREKMAALREQGIDPFGKRFERTANSQELKDKFAELDKEQLHELNETATIAGRLVTKRGKGKVGFAHLQDREGQIQIYVRKDAVGEENYEIFKKADLGDFLGVEGEVMRTDMGELSIKATHITHLSKALRPLPEKFHGLTDVETIYRKRYLDLISNRESFERFVTRSKIISEIRRYLDQKGFLEVETPVLHNEAGGAAARPFITHHNAQNIDMVLRIATELHLKRLIVGGMERVYEIGRIFRNEGMDATHNPEFTSIEVYQAYADFQDIMDLTEGIIQHAAKVVKGDGPVNYQGTEIKINEPFKRVHMVDAIKEITGVDFWQDMTFEEAKAIAAEKKVPVEKHYTEVGHIINAFFEEFVEETLIQPTFVYGHPVAVSPLAKKNPEDERFTDRFELFIMTKEYGNAFTELNDPIDQLSRFEAQAKAKELGDDEATGIDYDYIEALEYGMPPTGGLGIGIDRLCMLLTDTTTIRDVLLFPTMK, encoded by the coding sequence ATGTCTACAGAACATATGGAAGAACTAAATGACCAGCAGATCGTTCGCCGTGAAAAAATGGCTGCGCTCCGTGAACAAGGAATCGATCCCTTCGGAAAACGTTTTGAACGTACTGCTAACTCACAAGAGCTTAAAGACAAATTTGCAGAACTTGATAAAGAACAATTACATGAATTAAATGAAACTGCTACTATCGCTGGACGCTTAGTAACCAAACGTGGAAAAGGGAAAGTCGGCTTTGCCCATCTTCAAGACCGAGAAGGTCAAATCCAAATCTACGTTCGTAAAGATGCTGTTGGTGAAGAAAACTACGAAATCTTCAAAAAAGCAGACCTCGGTGACTTCCTTGGTGTCGAAGGTGAAGTCATGCGTACAGATATGGGAGAACTTTCTATCAAGGCAACTCACATCACACACTTGTCTAAAGCACTTCGCCCACTTCCAGAGAAATTCCACGGTTTGACAGACGTTGAAACCATCTATCGTAAACGTTACCTTGACTTGATTTCTAACCGCGAAAGCTTCGAACGTTTTGTTACTCGTTCAAAAATCATCTCTGAAATCCGTCGTTATCTAGATCAAAAAGGCTTCCTTGAAGTGGAAACACCTGTCCTTCATAATGAAGCCGGTGGTGCTGCTGCTCGTCCATTTATCACTCACCACAATGCCCAAAACATTGACATGGTGCTTCGTATCGCGACTGAGCTTCACTTGAAACGCCTTATCGTTGGTGGTATGGAACGTGTCTATGAAATTGGCCGTATCTTCCGTAACGAAGGAATGGACGCTACTCACAACCCTGAATTCACTTCTATCGAAGTTTACCAAGCTTATGCAGACTTCCAAGATATCATGGATTTGACGGAAGGTATTATCCAACACGCTGCTAAGGTAGTTAAGGGTGATGGTCCAGTTAACTACCAGGGCACTGAAATTAAGATCAACGAACCATTTAAACGTGTTCACATGGTGGATGCTATCAAAGAAATTACTGGTGTTGATTTCTGGCAAGATATGACTTTCGAAGAAGCTAAAGCTATCGCTGCTGAGAAGAAAGTTCCAGTTGAGAAACACTACACTGAAGTTGGTCACATCATCAATGCCTTCTTTGAAGAGTTCGTCGAAGAAACCTTGATCCAACCAACCTTTGTCTATGGACATCCAGTAGCAGTATCTCCACTCGCGAAGAAGAATCCTGAAGACGAACGCTTTACTGACCGTTTCGAGCTCTTCATCATGACTAAGGAGTACGGTAATGCCTTTACTGAGTTGAACGACCCAATCGACCAGCTCAGCCGTTTTGAAGCTCAAGCTAAAGCTAAAGAGCTTGGTGATGATGAAGCAACTGGTATTGACTACGACTACATTGAAGCCCTTGAATACGGTATGCCACCAACAGGTGGTTTGGGTATCGGTATCGACCGTCTCTGCATGCTCCTCACTGATACAACTACTATCCGTGATGTATTGCTCTTCCCAACAATGAAATAA
- a CDS encoding histidine phosphatase family protein encodes MKLYFVRHGRTLWNLEGRFQGASGDSPLLPESIDTLKQLGQYLKEIPFDTIYSSDLPRAVKSAEIIQSQLLAPCPLKSIPNLREWQLGKLEGLKIATLNAIYPQQIKAFRSNLAQFDTRMFEAESLYSTTQRTIQFIKSLKESPAERILIVGHGANLTASLRTLLGYKEAHLRKDGGLANASLTVLETDDFEIFTLERWNDTSYQRK; translated from the coding sequence ATGAAACTCTATTTTGTCCGTCATGGTCGCACCCTCTGGAATCTTGAAGGACGTTTTCAAGGTGCTAGTGGTGACTCTCCCCTTCTTCCAGAGTCCATTGACACACTAAAACAACTGGGGCAGTATCTTAAGGAAATTCCTTTTGATACGATTTATTCTAGTGATTTACCCAGAGCCGTTAAATCTGCTGAAATTATCCAAAGTCAACTCCTAGCCCCTTGTCCTTTAAAGAGCATTCCTAACCTACGTGAATGGCAACTTGGCAAACTAGAGGGATTAAAAATTGCTACGCTCAATGCCATCTACCCACAACAAATCAAGGCCTTTCGCTCTAATCTGGCTCAGTTTGATACGAGGATGTTTGAAGCCGAATCTCTCTACTCTACGACTCAGCGAACCATTCAGTTTATCAAATCTCTGAAAGAAAGTCCGGCTGAAAGAATTCTGATTGTCGGGCATGGGGCCAATCTCACTGCTAGCCTTCGTACACTTTTAGGCTATAAAGAGGCTCACCTTCGCAAAGATGGAGGCTTGGCAAATGCTAGTCTGACAGTTTTAGAGACCGATGATTTTGAAATCTTCACTCTGGAAAGATGGAATGACACTTCCTATCAAAGAAAATAA
- a CDS encoding aminoacyl-tRNA deacylase, translated as MAKKVKIKKTLVEQILTKAGIDHTGIQINALEGELPSEYDRTHIFKTLALLGDKTGPIIGIVPITEHLAEKKLAKVSGNKKVSMIPQKDLEKTTGYIHGANNPVGIRQKHNYPIFIDQTALDLDQMIVSAGEVGHSIIIRPQDLASFVKADFADILEESK; from the coding sequence ATGGCAAAGAAAGTTAAGATTAAAAAAACCTTGGTCGAACAAATCTTGACCAAGGCGGGTATTGACCATACTGGTATACAAATCAACGCGCTTGAGGGAGAACTTCCTTCAGAATATGATCGAACTCATATCTTTAAAACCTTGGCTCTATTAGGGGACAAAACGGGGCCAATCATCGGAATCGTTCCCATAACAGAACACCTCGCTGAGAAAAAACTAGCAAAGGTTTCTGGTAATAAAAAAGTCAGCATGATTCCTCAAAAAGACCTAGAAAAAACGACAGGCTATATTCATGGGGCTAATAACCCCGTCGGCATTCGCCAAAAACACAATTATCCTATTTTTATTGATCAGACTGCTTTGGATTTGGACCAAATGATTGTCTCTGCTGGAGAAGTTGGGCATAGTATTATCATCCGACCTCAAGACTTAGCCAGTTTTGTAAAAGCGGACTTTGCTGATATCTTGGAGGAAAGTAAGTAA
- a CDS encoding DUF368 domain-containing protein, producing the protein MFSWIARVIKGIIIALGFILPGISGGVLAAILGIYERMISFLAHPFKDFKANVLYFIPVAIGMLLGIGLFSYPIEYLLANYQVYVLWSFAGAIIGTVPSLLKESTRESDRDKIDLVWFWTTFILSGVGLYALNFVVGSLSAGFASFILAGALLALGVLVPGLSPSNLLLILGLYAPMLTGFKTFDLFGTFLPIGIGAGATLIIFSKLMDHALNNYHSRVYHFIIGIVLSSTLLILIPNAGSAESIQYTGLSIVSYVLVAFFFALGIWLGIWMSQLEDKYK; encoded by the coding sequence ATGTTTTCATGGATTGCAAGAGTTATTAAGGGAATCATCATCGCCTTAGGATTTATCCTACCTGGAATTTCTGGTGGTGTTCTGGCAGCTATTTTGGGAATTTACGAGCGAATGATTTCTTTTCTGGCTCATCCCTTTAAAGATTTTAAAGCGAATGTCCTATACTTTATTCCAGTAGCAATTGGGATGTTGCTAGGCATTGGTTTGTTTTCTTATCCAATCGAGTATCTGCTAGCAAATTACCAAGTCTATGTTTTATGGAGTTTTGCTGGAGCTATCATCGGTACAGTGCCTAGCCTCCTTAAAGAATCTACTCGAGAATCTGATCGGGATAAGATTGACCTAGTCTGGTTCTGGACCACCTTTATCCTTTCAGGTGTCGGGCTCTACGCGCTAAATTTTGTTGTTGGTTCTCTCAGTGCTGGTTTCGCTAGTTTCATCTTAGCGGGTGCTCTTTTAGCTCTAGGTGTCTTGGTGCCTGGTTTAAGTCCGTCAAACCTACTCTTGATTTTAGGGCTGTACGCTCCAATGCTAACTGGCTTTAAGACCTTTGATTTATTCGGAACCTTCCTTCCTATTGGGATTGGTGCAGGAGCAACACTCATCATTTTTTCAAAATTAATGGACCACGCCTTGAACAACTACCACTCCCGTGTTTATCACTTTATTATTGGGATTGTGCTGTCAAGCACCCTCTTGATTTTGATTCCAAATGCTGGAAGTGCTGAAAGTATCCAATACACTGGACTTTCTATTGTGAGCTATGTTCTCGTCGCCTTCTTCTTTGCGCTTGGCATTTGGCTTGGTATCTGGATGAGTCAATTGGAGGATAAATATAAATAA
- a CDS encoding glycoside hydrolase family 25 protein, producing the protein MRKKIHPAIIFTLFTIFIAILILNRPTYEDHPIKSKPNAVQVENQALHNLDKPIIDVSGWQIPEEINYDTLSQNISGVIVRVHNGGQHTETNNAAYANGVDKAYINHISEFQKRNVPVAVYAYLAGTSKKEMEKAAEVFYNAASPYNPSYYWLDVEEKTMSDMNEGVEAFRAKLEALGAKNIGIYIGVYFMQEHSINTDKFSAVWIPSYGTNSGYFETTPNTDLDYDLHQYTSKGRIAGFEHHLDINLISTLKEKEETFRKLFLRP; encoded by the coding sequence ATGAGAAAAAAGATTCATCCAGCTATTATTTTTACTTTATTTACTATATTTATAGCTATTTTGATCCTCAATAGACCAACTTATGAAGACCATCCTATCAAGTCAAAACCCAATGCAGTCCAGGTTGAAAATCAGGCCTTGCATAATCTTGACAAACCTATTATTGACGTCTCTGGCTGGCAAATACCTGAGGAAATCAACTACGATACCTTATCTCAAAATATTTCTGGTGTTATTGTTCGTGTCCACAATGGGGGTCAGCATACTGAAACAAATAATGCCGCCTATGCCAATGGTGTCGATAAAGCCTATATAAATCATATTTCAGAATTTCAAAAACGGAATGTTCCAGTTGCTGTTTATGCCTATCTAGCAGGTACTAGTAAGAAAGAAATGGAAAAAGCTGCTGAGGTTTTCTACAATGCTGCTTCTCCATACAACCCTAGTTACTATTGGCTCGATGTTGAAGAAAAAACAATGTCCGATATGAATGAAGGTGTTGAAGCTTTTAGGGCTAAACTAGAAGCCCTTGGCGCCAAAAATATCGGAATTTACATCGGTGTTTATTTTATGCAAGAGCATAGTATCAATACAGATAAGTTCTCTGCTGTCTGGATTCCATCTTATGGAACGAATTCAGGCTACTTTGAAACCACGCCTAATACAGATTTAGACTATGACCTCCATCAGTATACTTCAAAAGGAAGAATTGCTGGATTTGAACATCATTTAGATATTAACCTGATTTCTACCTTGAAGGAAAAAGAAGAAACCTTCAGAAAACTATTTTTAAGACCATAA
- the glmU gene encoding bifunctional UDP-N-acetylglucosamine diphosphorylase/glucosamine-1-phosphate N-acetyltransferase GlmU, whose translation MSNYAIILAAGKGTRMKSDLPKVLHKVAGISMLEHVFRSVGAIQPEKTVTVVGHKAELVEQVLAGQTDFVTQSEQLGTGHAVMMAEPILQNRTGHTLVIAGDTPLITGESLKNLLDFHINHKNVATILTAEAADPFGYGRIVRNDNAEVLRIVEQKDATDFEKQIKEINTGTYVFDNERLFEALKNINTNNAQGEYYITDVIGIFRNAGEKVGAYTLKDFDESLGVNDRVALATAEAVMRRRINQKHMVNGVSFVNPEATYIDIDVEIAPEVQIEANVTLKGQTKIGAETVLTNGTYVVDSTIGAGAVITNSMIEESTVADGVTVGPYAHIRPGSSLAAQVHIGNFVEVKGSSIGENTKAGHLTYIGNCEVGSNVNFGAGTITVNYDGKNKYKTVIGNNVFVGSNSTIIAPVELGDNSLVGAGSTITKNVPADAIAIGRGRQVNKDEYATRLPHHPKNQ comes from the coding sequence ATGTCAAATTATGCCATTATTTTAGCAGCGGGTAAAGGTACTCGCATGAAATCAGATCTTCCAAAGGTACTTCATAAAGTAGCTGGAATTTCGATGTTGGAACATGTTTTTCGTAGTGTTGGTGCTATTCAACCTGAAAAAACAGTTACTGTAGTTGGTCACAAGGCAGAGCTAGTTGAGCAAGTATTAGCCGGTCAGACAGACTTTGTTACCCAATCAGAACAACTAGGAACTGGGCATGCTGTCATGATGGCAGAGCCTATTCTCCAAAATCGTACAGGCCACACATTGGTTATCGCTGGAGATACTCCTCTGATTACAGGTGAAAGCTTGAAAAACCTTTTGGATTTCCATATCAATCACAAAAATGTGGCGACGATCTTGACAGCTGAAGCAGCTGATCCTTTTGGATATGGTCGTATCGTCCGCAATGATAATGCTGAAGTTCTTCGCATTGTGGAGCAGAAAGATGCCACAGACTTTGAAAAACAAATCAAGGAAATCAATACAGGAACTTATGTATTTGACAATGAACGTCTTTTTGAAGCCCTTAAAAACATCAACACCAACAATGCCCAAGGTGAGTACTATATTACTGACGTGATTGGTATTTTCCGTAATGCGGGTGAGAAGGTTGGGGCCTATACTCTCAAGGATTTTGATGAAAGCCTCGGGGTAAATGACCGTGTAGCTCTTGCGACTGCAGAAGCAGTGATGCGTCGCCGTATCAACCAAAAGCATATGGTTAATGGTGTTAGCTTTGTCAATCCTGAAGCAACTTACATCGACATTGATGTTGAGATTGCTCCCGAAGTCCAAATCGAAGCTAATGTTACCTTGAAAGGTCAAACGAAGATTGGTGCTGAGACTGTTTTGACAAACGGTACTTATGTAGTGGATAGCACTATCGGAGCTGGAGCTGTGATTACCAACTCTATGATTGAGGAAAGTACAGTTGCAGACGGCGTGACTGTTGGCCCTTATGCCCATATTCGTCCAGGTTCAAGCCTGGCTGCTCAAGTTCACATTGGAAATTTTGTTGAAGTAAAAGGATCTTCAATTGGTGAAAATACCAAGGCGGGTCATTTGACTTATATTGGAAACTGTGAAGTGGGTAGCAACGTTAATTTTGGTGCAGGAACTATTACAGTCAACTACGATGGCAAAAATAAATATAAAACTGTCATTGGCAATAATGTCTTTGTTGGCTCAAACTCAACTATTATTGCTCCTGTAGAACTTGGGGATAATTCTCTGGTTGGAGCGGGTTCAACCATTACCAAGAATGTTCCTGCTGATGCCATTGCTATCGGCCGTGGACGTCAGGTCAACAAAGATGAATATGCGACTCGCCTCCCTCATCATCCAAAGAACCAGTAG
- a CDS encoding NUDIX hydrolase translates to MEFEEKTISRKEIYQGPIFKLVQDQVELPEGKGTAQRDLIFHNGAVCVLAVTAEDKIVLVKQYRKAIEAVSYEIPAGKLELGENADPMAAALRELEEEVAYTGKLELLYDFYSAIGFCNEKLKLYLASDLVKVENPRPQDDDETLEVLEVSLEEAKNLIQSGHICDAKTIMAIQYWELQKK, encoded by the coding sequence ATGGAATTTGAAGAAAAAACGATTAGTCGGAAGGAAATCTATCAAGGTCCTATTTTCAAACTAGTACAAGACCAGGTGGAACTACCAGAAGGAAAGGGCACTGCCCAACGTGACTTGATTTTTCACAATGGAGCTGTTTGTGTACTAGCCGTGACAGCTGAGGACAAAATCGTTCTCGTTAAGCAATACCGAAAGGCTATCGAGGCGGTTTCTTATGAGATTCCTGCTGGTAAACTAGAACTTGGTGAAAATGCTGATCCAATGGCAGCGGCGCTTCGTGAATTGGAAGAAGAAGTTGCCTACACTGGTAAGTTAGAACTGTTGTACGATTTCTATTCTGCGATTGGATTTTGTAATGAAAAACTAAAACTCTACCTCGCTAGTGATTTGGTCAAGGTGGAAAATCCTCGCCCACAAGATGATGATGAAACTTTGGAAGTCCTAGAAGTAAGCCTAGAGGAAGCCAAAAACCTGATCCAGTCAGGTCATATCTGTGATGCCAAAACTATTATGGCGATCCAGTACTGGGAACTACAAAAGAAATAG
- the macP gene encoding cell wall synthase accessory phosphoprotein MacP, which yields MGKPLLTDEMIERANRGEKISGPPLQDDEETKILPTSSQYFGYSRSRDHGFSQDTLTIEVEPTIHKSRRIENTKRNVFNSKLNRILFAVIILLILLILAMKLL from the coding sequence ATGGGAAAACCTTTATTAACAGACGAAATGATTGAACGTGCCAATCGTGGTGAGAAAATCTCAGGACCACCTCTTCAAGATGATGAGGAAACAAAGATCCTACCAACGTCTTCACAATATTTTGGTTATTCACGTTCTAGAGACCACGGTTTTAGTCAAGATACACTTACAATCGAAGTAGAGCCAACGATTCATAAGAGCCGCCGCATTGAGAACACCAAGAGAAATGTTTTTAATTCGAAACTCAATCGCATCTTGTTTGCAGTCATTATACTCTTGATTTTGTTAATTTTAGCGATGAAACTCTTGTAA
- a CDS encoding 5'-methylthioadenosine/adenosylhomocysteine nucleosidase, giving the protein MKIGIIAAMPEELLYLTQNLDKPQEVQVLGNTYYTGLIGKTEVVLVQSGIGKVMSAMSVAVLADHFQVEAIINTGSAGALAEGIAVGDVVIADRLAYHDVDVTAFGYAYGQMAGQPLYFESDKKFIARIKENLFQLVQTWHLGLIATGDSFIAGDDKIASIKSHFPDVLAVEMEGAAIAQAAQSLNLPFLVIRAMSDNANHEASISFDEFIIEAGHRSAQVLLAFLKALD; this is encoded by the coding sequence ATGAAAATTGGAATCATTGCTGCCATGCCGGAAGAGCTCCTATATTTGACTCAGAATTTGGACAAACCTCAAGAAGTCCAAGTCCTCGGAAATACTTACTACACAGGTCTTATTGGTAAGACAGAAGTTGTCCTAGTTCAGAGTGGAATTGGGAAAGTTATGTCAGCTATGAGTGTAGCTGTTCTAGCTGACCATTTTCAGGTAGAAGCTATCATCAACACAGGATCAGCAGGTGCTCTAGCAGAAGGGATTGCTGTTGGTGATGTCGTGATTGCAGATAGACTAGCATACCATGATGTGGATGTGACTGCTTTTGGTTATGCTTATGGCCAAATGGCTGGTCAACCTCTGTACTTTGAATCAGATAAGAAATTTATCGCTAGGATTAAAGAAAACTTATTTCAGTTAGTGCAGACATGGCACCTAGGCTTGATTGCTACAGGAGACAGTTTTATAGCTGGAGATGATAAGATTGCTAGTATCAAATCCCACTTCCCTGATGTTTTAGCAGTTGAAATGGAAGGGGCTGCTATTGCACAAGCGGCTCAGTCTCTTAATTTACCGTTCCTAGTCATTCGTGCTATGAGTGACAATGCCAATCACGAAGCCTCTATCTCTTTTGATGAGTTTATTATCGAAGCTGGACATCGTTCTGCCCAAGTCTTACTAGCCTTTTTAAAGGCCTTGGATTAA
- the rocS gene encoding chromosome segregation protein RocS, protein MSIEMTVSEIAEVLGLSRQAINNRVKELPEEDTKKNDKGVTVVTRSGLIKLEEIYKKTIFEDEPVSDDVKQRELMEILVDEKNAEILRLYEQLKAKDRQLSEKDEQMRIKDRQIAEKDKQLDQQQQLTLQAMKDQETLKLELDQAKEEVQATKKGFFARLFGGK, encoded by the coding sequence ATGAGTATTGAAATGACCGTCAGTGAGATTGCAGAGGTTTTAGGACTATCTCGTCAAGCAATCAACAATCGTGTCAAAGAACTTCCAGAAGAGGACACGAAAAAAAATGACAAAGGTGTAACTGTAGTTACTCGAAGTGGCTTGATCAAGCTAGAAGAAATCTACAAAAAAACGATTTTTGAAGATGAACCAGTCAGTGATGATGTCAAACAACGTGAACTGATGGAAATCTTGGTCGATGAGAAAAACGCTGAAATTCTTCGCTTGTACGAGCAGCTCAAAGCAAAAGACCGCCAGTTATCAGAAAAAGACGAACAGATGCGTATCAAAGACCGCCAGATTGCTGAAAAGGACAAACAGTTGGACCAACAGCAACAGTTAACTCTTCAAGCCATGAAGGATCAAGAAACCTTGAAACTCGAGTTGGACCAAGCAAAAGAAGAAGTCCAAGCAACCAAAAAAGGCTTTTTTGCTCGCCTTTTTGGAGGAAAATAA
- a CDS encoding 3'-5' exonuclease — protein sequence MEKLRDYIAFDLEFNQHEGVTHLIQVSAVHFQDGQECAAFDSYVYTTAPLKSFINGLTGITAETLKDAPKVEQVLKDFQAFVGNLPIVGYNAAKSDLPILLEHGIDYRDQYKVDLYEEAFERRSSDLHGIANLKLQTVANFLGFHRKSHNSLEDARMTARVYEAFLESDEGKLLIEDQSSFSMNPFGGLDLSQFLD from the coding sequence ATGGAAAAATTAAGAGATTATATCGCCTTTGATTTGGAATTCAATCAACACGAGGGGGTTACCCATTTAATTCAAGTATCAGCAGTCCATTTTCAAGATGGGCAAGAATGTGCTGCTTTTGACTCTTATGTTTATACTACAGCCCCATTGAAGAGTTTTATCAATGGTTTGACTGGAATCACAGCTGAAACCTTGAAAGATGCGCCAAAGGTAGAACAAGTTTTAAAGGACTTTCAAGCATTTGTCGGTAACTTACCTATCGTTGGTTACAATGCAGCTAAGAGTGATTTGCCTATTCTCTTGGAGCATGGCATTGATTATCGTGACCAGTATAAGGTTGATCTATATGAGGAGGCTTTTGAACGCCGTAGTTCTGATCTACACGGCATAGCCAATCTTAAATTGCAAACTGTTGCAAATTTTTTAGGCTTTCACAGGAAGTCTCATAACAGTTTAGAGGATGCCCGCATGACGGCGCGTGTTTACGAAGCTTTTTTGGAATCAGATGAAGGAAAGCTATTAATAGAAGACCAGAGTAGTTTTTCGATGAATCCTTTCGGTGGCTTAGATTTATCCCAATTTTTAGACTAG